The Fragaria vesca subsp. vesca linkage group LG2, FraVesHawaii_1.0, whole genome shotgun sequence genome includes a window with the following:
- the LOC101298287 gene encoding uncharacterized protein LOC101298287, protein MMTDVSSSTLSFKSRRLTANLGCSEAHDIFQASPYSSSQYCDQDDELYEFTADDYYRILNSRKMRGAEEEQQRACRSTITKTVIRVRCPDKQLEPMTFHPSEKIQSLLDRLSKEVARPFQIYTTPPKKLIRDMAQDFYSAGFVPGAIVYLSCQ, encoded by the coding sequence ATGATGACTGATGTTTCCTCATCCACTTTATCCTTCAAAAGCAGGAGGCTCACCGCCAACCTCGGTTGTTCAGAAGCTCATGACATTTTTCAAGCTTCGCCATATTCTTCTTCACAGTACTGTGATCAGGACGATGAACTTTATGAATTCACCGCAGATGATTATTATCGGATCTTGAATAGCCGGAAGATGAGAGGCGCAGAAGAAGAACAGCAGAGAGCTTGCAGGTCGACGATCACGAAGACGGTAATTAGGGTTCGATGTCCTGATAAACAGTTAGAGCCCATGACTTTTCATCCATCGGAAAAGATTCAGAGCTTGCTAGATCGTCTCAGCAAAGAAGTCGCTCGGCCGTTCCAGATCTACACCACTCCTCCTAAGAAGCTGATAAGAGACATGGCACAGGATTTTTACTCTGCTGGGTTTGTTCCTGGTGCCATTGTTTATCTATCATGCCAGTAA